The Halarchaeum grantii genome includes a window with the following:
- a CDS encoding mRNA surveillance protein pelota translates to MQIKDREAREGGREKITLLPESLDDLWHLAYVLEPGDRVAGDTTRRIQRNDDQMRDTGGQREPMWIALDVEEVEFHKFANRLRVSGVITDCSREDQLGLHHTLNVEEFDEIEVTKRWKPDQIERVEEAVETADQPEVAIATVEEGEAYIHTVQQYGVDESGSFTGTTGKGEYARGREELFSELGRALERMDPDAVILAGPGFTKQDALDYFEEENMAFVERVTTVDTSAAGGRGVHEVLKRGAVEEVQAETRIAEESELIDELMERLGTDEPVAYGIEEVAKAADFGAVETLLVLDERLRKERAGEGDWDVDVNDVITTVEQQGGDVTVFSHEFAPGERLRNLGGIAALLRYRLT, encoded by the coding sequence ATGCAGATAAAGGACCGCGAGGCGCGCGAGGGCGGGCGTGAGAAGATCACGCTCCTCCCGGAGAGTCTCGACGACCTCTGGCACCTCGCGTACGTCCTCGAACCCGGGGACCGCGTCGCGGGCGACACGACGCGGCGCATCCAGCGCAACGACGACCAGATGCGCGACACCGGCGGGCAGCGCGAGCCGATGTGGATCGCGCTCGACGTCGAGGAGGTCGAGTTCCACAAGTTCGCGAACCGCCTCCGCGTCTCCGGCGTCATCACGGACTGCTCGCGCGAGGACCAACTCGGCCTCCACCACACGCTGAACGTCGAGGAGTTCGACGAGATCGAAGTGACGAAGCGCTGGAAGCCCGACCAGATCGAGCGGGTCGAGGAGGCCGTCGAGACCGCGGACCAGCCCGAGGTCGCCATCGCCACCGTCGAGGAGGGCGAGGCCTACATCCACACCGTCCAGCAGTACGGCGTCGACGAGTCCGGGTCGTTCACCGGGACGACCGGGAAGGGCGAGTACGCCCGCGGGCGCGAAGAACTCTTCTCGGAACTCGGCCGCGCCCTCGAGCGCATGGACCCGGACGCCGTCATCCTCGCGGGCCCCGGCTTCACGAAGCAGGACGCGCTCGACTACTTCGAGGAGGAGAACATGGCGTTCGTCGAGCGCGTCACGACCGTCGACACGTCCGCGGCGGGCGGGCGCGGCGTCCACGAGGTCCTGAAGCGCGGCGCCGTCGAGGAGGTGCAGGCCGAGACGCGGATCGCGGAGGAGTCGGAGCTGATCGACGAGCTGATGGAGCGCCTCGGCACCGACGAACCCGTCGCGTACGGCATCGAGGAGGTCGCGAAGGCCGCCGACTTCGGCGCCGTCGAGACGCTACTCGTCCTCGACGAGCGCCTCCGCAAGGAACGCGCCGGCGAGGGCGATTGGGACGTCGACGTCAATGACGTCATCACTACCGTCGAACAGCAGGGCGGCGACGTGACGGTGTTCAGCCACGAGTTCGCGCCCGGCGAGCGCCTCCGCAACCTCGGGGGGATCGCGGCGCTCCTCCGGTATCGGCTGACTTAG
- a CDS encoding DUF4013 domain-containing protein, with the protein MLEDALKYPLRGEESTATLLIGGGLAIAALVAAVLGVLLSFVFVGLLVLPFALVPGVFVQGYLVDVVRHRLDGDPDPPTFEDWSALFVDGLKMVLVGVVYTIPVVIGGVFFAIIAVALTYAMQGSPNTGSALGFALTALVFLALAVYGVLVGYVYPAAVANWVREDDVMAAFSIATLKEATLNTRYLVGWLLALVVAVVGNAVGQALLVLFFVGVFVIFYAQVVAWYCYAEAYADAMGLDREDGGASDDADGGAGDDGDGDRQQGYGALSYEAKAQSVADDSESNDAEESTPPTDAVERVEDGPDASDDDDGEERRE; encoded by the coding sequence ATGCTCGAAGACGCCCTGAAGTATCCGCTACGCGGTGAGGAGTCGACGGCGACGCTCCTCATCGGCGGCGGTCTCGCAATCGCGGCGCTCGTCGCCGCGGTCCTCGGTGTCCTGCTCTCGTTCGTGTTCGTCGGCCTGCTCGTGTTGCCGTTCGCGCTCGTTCCGGGCGTGTTCGTTCAGGGCTATCTCGTCGACGTGGTGCGCCACCGCCTCGACGGCGATCCGGACCCGCCGACGTTCGAGGACTGGTCGGCGCTCTTCGTCGACGGCCTGAAAATGGTGCTCGTCGGCGTCGTCTACACGATTCCGGTCGTCATCGGCGGCGTGTTCTTCGCCATCATCGCCGTCGCCCTCACGTACGCGATGCAGGGGTCGCCGAACACGGGTTCGGCCCTCGGGTTCGCGCTCACCGCACTCGTGTTCCTCGCGCTCGCCGTCTACGGCGTGCTCGTCGGCTACGTCTACCCGGCGGCCGTCGCGAACTGGGTGCGCGAGGACGACGTGATGGCGGCGTTCTCGATAGCGACGTTGAAGGAGGCGACGCTGAACACGAGGTATCTCGTCGGGTGGCTGCTCGCGCTCGTCGTCGCCGTCGTCGGGAACGCCGTCGGACAGGCCCTCCTCGTCCTCTTCTTCGTCGGCGTCTTCGTGATATTCTACGCGCAGGTCGTCGCGTGGTACTGCTACGCTGAAGCGTATGCGGACGCGATGGGGCTCGACCGTGAGGACGGTGGCGCATCCGACGACGCGGACGGCGGCGCGGGCGACGATGGCGACGGCGACCGCCAGCAGGGCTACGGGGCCCTCTCCTACGAGGCGAAGGCGCAGTCGGTCGCGGACGACAGCGAGTCGAACGACGCCGAGGAGAGCACGCCCCCCACGGACGCGGTCGAGCGCGTCGAGGACGGACCCGACGCGAGCGACGATGACGACGGCGAGGAACGGCGCGAGTAG
- the rqcH gene encoding ribosome rescue protein RqcH, whose protein sequence is MDEKRELTSVDLVALTAELNGYAGAVVDKAYLYGDDLVRLKMRDFDEGRVELLVEVGETKRANVARPEHVPNAPGRPPNFAKMLRNRLSGANLHEVRQHGFDRILEFEFRREDQDTTIIAELFGDGNIAVLDQNGEVVDSLDTVRLKSRTVAPGSQYGFPQSRLDPLDLDYERFAERMRQSDTDLVRTVATQLNFGGLYGEELCTRAGVEKTKDIEEAGDEEFEAIYDAMERLLDDVKAGRTDPRVYYAEEDDAERRVDVTPLPLEERADLRSEAFDSFNDALDDYFTNLETEADEGGEETTSKPAFEEEIAKRERIIEQQEGAIENFEEQAETEREKAELLYERYDLVDEVLSTVRQARRAGYGWDDVEARFEEGKEQGIEAAEHVAGVDPENGLVRLRIDGHTISLDPEAGVEKNADGLYTEAKRIQEKKEGALSAIADTREELEQWQRRREEWSEEEHEPEDEEEEEEPEDIDWLSRASIPVRKQEQWYDRFRWFRTSDGFLVIGGRSAEQNEEIVEKYMDGYDRFFHAQAHGGPVTVLKTSAPSEPSQDIEVPESSLEEAAQFAVTYSSVWKAGRGAGDAYMVMPEQVSKTAESGEYLSKGGFTIRGDRTYFENTPVGCSVGITCEPSTRVVGGPPSAIEGEAETTVSLEPGKFAQGDAAKRVYREFRERFTDESFVRKVASPDEIQKFMPPGGSRIAEE, encoded by the coding sequence ATGGACGAGAAGCGGGAACTGACGAGCGTCGACCTCGTCGCGCTCACCGCGGAACTGAACGGCTACGCGGGCGCGGTGGTCGACAAGGCCTACCTCTACGGCGACGACCTCGTCCGCCTGAAGATGCGGGACTTCGACGAGGGTCGCGTCGAACTCCTCGTCGAGGTCGGGGAGACGAAGCGCGCGAACGTCGCGCGCCCCGAGCACGTGCCGAACGCGCCCGGTAGACCCCCGAACTTCGCGAAGATGCTCCGCAACCGCCTCTCCGGCGCGAACCTCCACGAGGTCCGCCAGCACGGCTTCGACCGCATCCTCGAGTTCGAGTTCCGCCGCGAGGACCAGGACACCACCATCATCGCCGAGCTGTTCGGCGACGGCAATATCGCGGTGCTCGACCAGAACGGCGAGGTCGTGGACTCCCTCGATACGGTGCGCCTCAAGTCCCGGACGGTCGCGCCGGGGAGTCAGTACGGCTTCCCGCAGTCGCGACTCGACCCGCTCGACCTCGACTACGAGCGCTTCGCCGAGCGGATGCGCCAGTCCGACACCGACCTCGTGCGGACGGTCGCCACGCAGTTGAACTTCGGCGGCCTCTACGGCGAGGAGCTCTGCACGCGCGCTGGCGTCGAGAAGACGAAGGACATCGAGGAGGCGGGCGACGAGGAGTTCGAGGCCATCTACGACGCGATGGAACGCCTCCTCGACGACGTGAAGGCCGGCCGCACCGACCCACGGGTGTACTACGCGGAGGAGGACGACGCCGAACGCCGCGTCGACGTGACGCCGCTCCCCCTCGAGGAGCGCGCGGACCTCCGCTCGGAGGCCTTCGACTCGTTCAACGACGCGCTCGACGACTACTTCACGAACCTCGAGACGGAGGCCGACGAGGGCGGCGAGGAGACGACGTCGAAGCCCGCCTTCGAGGAGGAGATCGCGAAGCGCGAGCGCATCATCGAGCAGCAGGAGGGCGCGATAGAGAACTTCGAGGAGCAAGCGGAGACGGAGCGCGAGAAGGCCGAACTCCTCTACGAGCGCTACGACCTCGTGGACGAGGTGCTCTCGACGGTCCGGCAGGCCCGGCGCGCGGGCTACGGCTGGGACGACGTCGAGGCGCGCTTCGAGGAGGGCAAAGAACAGGGCATCGAGGCCGCCGAGCACGTCGCCGGCGTCGACCCGGAGAACGGCCTCGTCCGCCTCCGAATCGATGGGCACACCATCTCGCTCGATCCCGAGGCGGGCGTCGAGAAGAACGCGGACGGCCTCTACACGGAAGCCAAGCGCATTCAGGAGAAGAAGGAGGGCGCGCTCTCCGCGATCGCGGACACGCGCGAGGAACTCGAGCAGTGGCAGCGCCGCCGCGAGGAGTGGAGCGAGGAGGAGCACGAACCCGAGGACGAAGAAGAGGAGGAGGAACCCGAGGACATCGACTGGCTCTCGCGGGCGTCCATCCCCGTGCGCAAGCAGGAGCAGTGGTATGACCGCTTCCGCTGGTTCCGAACGAGCGACGGGTTCCTCGTCATCGGCGGCCGGAGCGCCGAGCAGAACGAGGAGATCGTCGAGAAGTACATGGACGGCTACGACCGCTTCTTCCACGCGCAGGCCCACGGCGGCCCCGTGACCGTCCTCAAGACCTCGGCGCCGAGCGAGCCCTCCCAGGACATCGAGGTCCCCGAGAGCTCGCTCGAGGAGGCCGCGCAGTTCGCGGTGACGTACTCCTCGGTGTGGAAGGCCGGCCGGGGCGCCGGCGACGCCTACATGGTGATGCCGGAGCAGGTGTCAAAGACCGCCGAGTCCGGCGAGTACCTCTCGAAGGGCGGGTTCACGATTCGCGGCGACCGGACGTACTTCGAGAACACGCCCGTGGGGTGCTCCGTGGGGATCACCTGCGAGCCGTCGACGCGCGTCGTCGGCGGGCCGCCGTCGGCCATCGAGGGAGAGGCGGAGACGACGGTGTCCCTCGAACCCGGGAAGTTCGCGCAGGGCGACGCCGCCAAGCGCGTCTACCGGGAGTTCCGCGAGCGCTTCACGGACGAATCCTTCGTCCGCAAGGTCGCCTCGCCGGACGAGATCCAGAAGTTCATGCCGCCGGGCGGGAGCCGCATCGCGGAGGAGTAG
- a CDS encoding 2-dehydropantoate 2-reductase: MEIAVYGAGGVGAYYGGRLAQQGHDVTLIARGDHLDALQRDGLVVESVAGDFALDLPATDDPEEIGEVDVVLVCVKSFDTEAVAAHLDALLGEDSAVLSLQNGVENEETLADAVGTNRVWGGVAYIFSTIKEPGVVEHTGGPAKIVFGRYHDVAAEPPARSSLADAFLDACESATGMTVDYTENVHGTLWDKLALICAQAGLTATTRRPFGDIRENEASWRLYRRVMEEVVSVAHAEGVRFEWDPVSKWLDAMEAMDNEGNYSSLHYDLTHGKRMELDALHGSVVRHAREHGIDVPANDAVYAILAPQAAPNDG; the protein is encoded by the coding sequence ATGGAGATCGCTGTCTACGGCGCGGGCGGCGTCGGTGCGTACTACGGCGGCCGCCTCGCCCAGCAGGGCCACGACGTGACGCTGATCGCGCGCGGCGACCACCTCGACGCGCTCCAGCGGGACGGGCTCGTCGTCGAGAGCGTCGCGGGCGACTTCGCGCTCGACCTCCCGGCGACGGACGACCCCGAGGAAATCGGCGAAGTCGACGTCGTGCTCGTCTGCGTGAAGTCCTTCGACACCGAGGCGGTCGCCGCGCACCTCGACGCGTTGCTCGGGGAGGACTCGGCCGTGCTCTCGCTACAGAACGGCGTCGAGAACGAGGAGACGCTCGCGGACGCGGTCGGCACGAATCGCGTCTGGGGCGGCGTCGCCTACATCTTCTCGACCATCAAGGAACCCGGCGTCGTCGAGCACACAGGCGGGCCCGCGAAAATCGTCTTCGGGCGGTACCACGACGTCGCGGCGGAGCCGCCGGCGCGCTCGTCGCTCGCGGACGCCTTTCTCGACGCCTGCGAGAGCGCGACGGGGATGACCGTCGACTACACCGAGAACGTCCACGGGACGCTCTGGGACAAGCTCGCGCTCATCTGCGCGCAGGCCGGCCTCACCGCGACGACGCGCCGGCCGTTCGGCGACATCCGCGAGAACGAGGCGTCGTGGCGACTCTACCGGCGTGTCATGGAGGAGGTCGTCTCGGTGGCGCACGCCGAGGGCGTCCGCTTCGAGTGGGACCCCGTGAGCAAGTGGTTGGACGCGATGGAGGCGATGGACAACGAGGGGAACTACTCGAGTCTCCACTACGACCTCACGCACGGCAAGCGCATGGAGCTCGACGCGCTCCACGGGAGCGTCGTCCGGCACGCGCGCGAGCACGGGATCGACGTCCCCGCGAACGACGCCGTCTACGCGATTCTCGCGCCCCAAGCCGCCCCGAACGACGGCTGA
- a CDS encoding tRNA uridine(34) 5-carboxymethylaminomethyl modification radical SAM/GNAT enzyme Elp3 yields the protein MSSEAESGESEAFAAACEALVSRILSGDVGQDDVESAKLEVCSEYSVARVPKHTDLLDHAPDGRREELEEVLQRKPVRTASGVAPVAVMTSPHLCPHGKCLYCPGGPASEFGSAQSYTGHEPAAARGEQNDYDPYGQVTLRLNQLREIGHPVDKVELIVMGGTMTARSHDYQEWFVKRCLEALNDHDLDVEPAPAQGVSFAQDREEYEFRYLEDVKTENEFGEIRNIGTTFETKPDWCDPEQVDRMLDLGGTKVEVGVQTTYERINREMHRGHGNQASIDANRNLRNAAFKVGFHMMPGQPGMTEAMVEEDFRRLFANPEWRPDYLKIYPTLVVRGTRVYDQWRRDDFDPLQNEQAAELVARVMKDLPRYVRLQRVQRDIPADFIDAGVWKSNLRQLAWQKMDEHGWECECIRCREVGMNDAEPETVEMGTIEYEAAGGQEQFISFEDFDQDLLVGFARLRFPGEVAREELENAALLRELHVYGDAVSVGEESGEGDQQHRGYGRRLMCEAEERARDAGYEKLAVISGIGARQYYKRKLGYHQDGPYVSKRL from the coding sequence ACCTGCTCGATCACGCGCCCGACGGCCGGCGCGAGGAGTTGGAGGAGGTCCTCCAGCGCAAGCCCGTCCGCACCGCCTCGGGCGTCGCGCCCGTCGCGGTGATGACGAGCCCGCACCTCTGCCCGCACGGGAAGTGCCTCTACTGTCCGGGCGGGCCCGCCTCCGAGTTCGGGAGCGCCCAATCATACACCGGCCACGAGCCGGCGGCGGCGCGCGGCGAGCAGAACGACTACGACCCCTACGGGCAGGTGACGCTCCGACTCAATCAGCTCCGCGAGATCGGCCACCCCGTCGACAAGGTGGAGCTCATCGTCATGGGCGGGACGATGACGGCGCGCAGTCACGACTACCAGGAGTGGTTCGTGAAGCGCTGTCTCGAGGCGCTGAACGACCACGACCTCGACGTCGAGCCCGCGCCGGCACAGGGCGTCTCCTTCGCGCAGGACCGCGAGGAGTACGAGTTCCGGTATCTGGAGGACGTGAAGACGGAGAACGAGTTCGGGGAGATTCGCAACATCGGGACGACGTTCGAGACGAAGCCCGACTGGTGCGACCCCGAGCAGGTGGACAGGATGCTCGACCTCGGCGGGACGAAGGTCGAGGTGGGCGTCCAGACGACGTACGAACGCATCAATCGGGAGATGCATCGCGGGCACGGGAATCAGGCCTCCATCGACGCGAACCGCAACCTGCGGAACGCGGCGTTCAAGGTGGGCTTCCACATGATGCCCGGCCAGCCCGGAATGACGGAGGCGATGGTGGAGGAGGACTTCCGCCGGCTCTTCGCGAACCCCGAGTGGCGCCCCGACTACCTGAAGATCTATCCGACGCTCGTCGTGCGCGGCACGCGCGTCTACGACCAGTGGCGCCGCGACGACTTCGACCCCCTCCAGAACGAGCAGGCCGCCGAGCTCGTCGCGCGCGTGATGAAGGACCTCCCGCGCTACGTTCGGCTCCAGCGCGTCCAGCGCGACATACCCGCGGACTTCATCGACGCGGGCGTCTGGAAGTCGAACCTCCGCCAGCTCGCGTGGCAGAAGATGGACGAGCACGGCTGGGAGTGCGAGTGCATCCGCTGTCGCGAGGTCGGGATGAACGACGCGGAGCCCGAGACCGTCGAGATGGGGACCATCGAGTACGAGGCCGCCGGGGGCCAAGAGCAGTTCATCAGCTTCGAGGACTTCGATCAGGACCTGCTGGTGGGCTTCGCGCGCCTGCGCTTCCCCGGCGAAGTGGCGCGCGAGGAACTGGAGAACGCCGCGCTCCTGCGCGAACTCCACGTCTACGGGGACGCGGTGAGCGTCGGCGAGGAGAGCGGCGAGGGCGACCAGCAACACCGTGGGTACGGCCGACGGCTAATGTGCGAGGCCGAGGAGCGCGCCCGCGACGCCGGCTACGAGAAGCTCGCCGTCATCTCCGGCATCGGCGCGCGCCAGTACTACAAGCGGAAGCTCGGCTACCACCAGGACGGCCCCTACGTCTCGAAGCGCCTCTAG